A genomic window from Caldisericota bacterium includes:
- a CDS encoding FAD-binding oxidoreductase — SKQIISILPFLSSVNIMKQWAGYYIVTPDRHPILGSTEISGFILGCGYSGHGFMLGPVVGKILASLIVHKNMYIREANNLTLERFKTGKLIQERAVIG, encoded by the coding sequence TTCAAAACAAATTATAAGCATTTTGCCATTTCTTTCTTCGGTAAATATAATGAAACAATGGGCAGGGTATTATATAGTAACACCTGACCGTCATCCAATATTAGGGTCTACAGAAATAAGCGGATTTATACTGGGATGTGGATATTCTGGGCATGGTTTCATGTTAGGCCCAGTTGTAGGTAAGATTCTCGCATCACTTATAGTTCACAAAAATATGTATATCCGCGAAGCAAACAATCTCACTTTAGAGCGCTTTAAAACAGGAAAACTTATCCAGGAAAGAGCAGTGATTGGATAA
- a CDS encoding flavodoxin family protein produces MKTLIVYVSMHHGNTKKITKAMAEVLNADITKLSEAKANILKHYDLIGFSSGIYYGKYSEELLNFIDRLDNQKGKMAFIFSTSGIGIIPIINDFNKLLKKRLLKKGFKIIGEFNCRGWGWDTYPLIVKPFGGISKGRPNKKDIENAKGFAMHLKTLLFFNNKI; encoded by the coding sequence ATGAAAACACTTATTGTTTATGTTTCAATGCATCACGGCAATACCAAGAAAATTACCAAAGCAATGGCTGAAGTTCTAAACGCAGATATAACAAAATTATCCGAGGCCAAAGCAAATATTCTCAAGCACTACGATCTTATTGGATTTAGTTCGGGCATCTACTACGGAAAGTACTCCGAGGAATTGCTAAATTTTATCGATAGATTAGACAACCAAAAAGGAAAAATGGCGTTCATTTTTTCCACAAGTGGAATAGGTATCATCCCAATAATAAATGATTTCAATAAATTACTGAAAAAGAGATTATTAAAGAAAGGATTTAAAATCATCGGAGAATTCAATTGCAGAGGATGGGGATGGGATACATACCCGCTTATAGTAAAACCTTTCGGAGGTATTAGTAAAGGCAGGCCAAATAAAAAAGATATAGAAAATGCTAAAGGGTTTGCAATGCACTTAAAAACACTTCTATTTTTTAATAATAAAATATGA
- a CDS encoding PAS domain-containing protein, which translates to MPSKEDEAIIKALKPVTKGITALLGKDCEVVLHSFMGSQHSIIAIENGEITNRKIGSSLTNSGLEILNKAIQNNKEIVGPYKGISPAGIPLRSVTIPIRNRKGKLIASLCLNMNLTAVISLDEFLKPLTQFTENKTLSKDISKNTSHSTIGLMKKIFDEVAYDTSIKNNLPTSQKNKLIVKKLCKRQFFQIKNSVEFIANKLNVSQFTIYNYIREIKKSEGKGGNNGKKHH; encoded by the coding sequence ATGCCTTCAAAAGAAGACGAAGCAATTATAAAAGCATTAAAACCCGTAACAAAAGGCATTACAGCATTACTCGGAAAAGACTGTGAAGTCGTATTGCATTCATTTATGGGTTCGCAGCATTCAATTATTGCCATTGAAAATGGAGAAATTACAAACAGGAAAATCGGTTCATCTCTCACTAATTCAGGGCTAGAAATATTAAATAAAGCCATCCAAAATAATAAAGAAATCGTAGGCCCATACAAAGGCATTTCCCCTGCAGGAATTCCACTACGTTCCGTAACTATTCCTATCCGGAACAGAAAAGGTAAATTGATAGCATCTCTTTGCCTTAATATGAATCTTACTGCGGTTATTTCACTGGACGAATTTCTTAAACCTCTTACTCAATTTACAGAAAACAAGACCTTAAGCAAAGATATCTCAAAAAATACATCTCACTCTACCATCGGATTAATGAAAAAAATCTTTGACGAAGTTGCTTACGATACAAGCATAAAAAACAATCTTCCAACAAGTCAAAAAAATAAGTTAATTGTAAAAAAATTGTGCAAACGACAATTCTTCCAAATCAAAAATTCAGTCGAATTTATAGCTAACAAATTAAACGTATCTCAATTTACAATTTATAACTATATAAGGGAAATAAAAAAGTCAGAAGGAAAGGGAGGCAATAATGGGAAAAAGCATCATTGA
- a CDS encoding aconitate hydratase, translated as MGKSIIEKIIESHMVDGIPKKGEEIGIHVDQTLTQDATGTATYLEFEAMGFREVKTEAVSYIDHNTVQVGFENADDHRYLQSVAKKYGIILSRPGNGICHQVQLEQFAKPGNILIGSDSHTPTAGGIGEMAIGVGGLDVAVAMGGGPFYLTYPKIIKIEFTGKLQHWVSAKDVILKILSILTTKGNVGYAIEYSGDGVKTLTVPERATITNMGAETGVTTSIFPSDEQTRDFMKKQGREKDWIPLEADSDAYYDKIIKINLSEIEPMVACPDSPGNVKTVKEIAGLKVDQIAIGSCTNSSYKDLMTVAHILKGRTTNENLEFGVAPGSRQVIEMIEKEKGLASIIKAGARIFESACGFCIGNSFAPGTNTVSVRTNNRNFKGRCGTKSAKVYLVSPETAAATAIAGKITDPRDLEKMGIKYEEIKMPETFEIDKSMFIFPLPEEEREKIEIFKGPNIKPIPKNEPPQETIKGTVIIKVGDKTTTDHIMPAGPYLKYRSNVPEYATHVFEPIDPHFSERALENKEHDIANIIVGGKSYGQGSSREHAALCPMYLGVKAVIAKTIERIHQANLVNFGIVPLLFDNPSDYNEIEQGDSIEIANIKKAIENGEKDIKAKNTTKNKEITLKLYLSDRQQKNILAGGLLPFTAQGDVK; from the coding sequence ATGGGAAAAAGCATCATTGAAAAAATCATTGAGAGCCACATGGTAGATGGTATCCCGAAAAAAGGAGAAGAAATTGGCATACATGTTGATCAAACACTAACACAAGACGCAACCGGAACTGCAACATATCTTGAATTCGAAGCAATGGGATTTAGAGAAGTAAAAACAGAAGCAGTCAGCTATATAGATCACAACACAGTCCAGGTAGGGTTTGAAAATGCTGATGACCATCGTTATTTACAGAGCGTCGCAAAAAAATATGGCATTATACTTTCCCGTCCAGGAAACGGCATTTGCCACCAAGTACAATTAGAACAATTTGCAAAACCCGGAAATATCTTAATAGGTTCAGACTCACACACACCAACGGCAGGAGGTATTGGGGAAATGGCAATTGGTGTCGGAGGACTTGATGTAGCAGTTGCAATGGGAGGAGGCCCATTCTACCTTACGTATCCCAAAATAATAAAGATAGAATTTACAGGAAAATTACAACACTGGGTTTCAGCAAAAGATGTTATACTAAAAATCTTGTCCATACTTACAACAAAAGGCAACGTAGGCTACGCAATAGAATATAGTGGAGATGGCGTGAAGACACTTACTGTTCCAGAACGTGCAACAATTACAAATATGGGGGCAGAAACAGGAGTAACCACATCCATCTTCCCCTCTGACGAGCAAACACGCGATTTTATGAAAAAACAAGGAAGAGAAAAAGATTGGATTCCACTTGAGGCCGACTCGGATGCATATTACGACAAAATAATAAAAATTAATCTCTCGGAGATAGAACCAATGGTTGCATGTCCTGATTCACCAGGCAATGTAAAAACGGTAAAAGAAATTGCTGGATTAAAAGTTGACCAAATTGCCATAGGAAGCTGCACAAATTCATCATATAAAGATTTAATGACTGTTGCACATATTCTAAAAGGGCGTACTACAAATGAAAATCTTGAGTTCGGTGTAGCCCCAGGATCAAGACAGGTAATAGAAATGATAGAAAAAGAAAAAGGTCTAGCATCAATTATAAAGGCAGGAGCAAGGATTTTTGAATCTGCCTGCGGTTTTTGCATTGGCAACAGCTTCGCACCCGGAACAAATACTGTGTCTGTCCGGACAAATAACCGCAATTTTAAAGGACGCTGTGGAACAAAAAGTGCAAAAGTATACCTTGTAAGCCCAGAAACAGCTGCTGCAACAGCCATAGCAGGAAAAATTACAGACCCAAGAGATCTTGAAAAAATGGGAATTAAATATGAAGAAATAAAAATGCCAGAAACATTTGAAATAGACAAATCCATGTTTATATTTCCACTGCCAGAAGAAGAAAGAGAAAAAATAGAAATATTCAAAGGCCCGAACATAAAACCCATCCCAAAAAATGAACCACCACAAGAAACAATAAAGGGCACTGTAATAATTAAAGTAGGGGATAAGACAACAACAGACCATATAATGCCCGCAGGCCCTTATCTTAAATACCGTTCAAACGTACCAGAATACGCAACTCATGTATTTGAGCCCATAGACCCACACTTCTCCGAACGCGCTTTAGAAAATAAAGAACACGATATAGCAAATATTATTGTTGGAGGGAAAAGCTACGGCCAAGGCTCATCAAGAGAACATGCAGCATTATGCCCTATGTATCTCGGAGTAAAGGCAGTTATTGCAAAAACAATAGAAAGAATACACCAGGCAAACCTTGTAAATTTTGGCATAGTACCGTTATTGTTCGATAATCCCTCAGATTATAATGAAATAGAACAAGGCGATAGTATTGAAATAGCCAATATCAAAAAAGCAATAGAAAATGGAGAAAAAGACATCAAAGCAAAGAATACAACAAAAAACAAAGAAATCACACTTAAATTATATCTTTCAGATCGGCAACAAAAAAATATACTTGCTGGAGGGCTACTACCCTTTACAGCACAAGGAGATGTAAAATGA
- the icd gene encoding isocitrate dehydrogenase (NADP(+)), producing the protein MKITVENNKMHVPDNPTIPYIIGDGIGRDITPVALKVFDAAVEKAYNGQRRVEWLKIIAGEEALEKKGEPLPKETIETIKEYVVAIKGPLTTPVGGGYRSLNVTMRQTLDLFVCFRPVRYFNGVPSPMKHPELLDVIIFRENTEDVYAGIEWPYDSKESIEIKNFLKDKLNVNIKENSGIGIKPISVSGSKRIGKAAIDYALKYGRKSVTIMHKGNIMKYTEGLFKNAIYQLAEEKYKDTIITEKESIEKYNGKIPDGKIVLKDRIADAMFQQLLLRPSEYDIIVAPNLNGDYVSDACAAQVGGLGMAPGGNINFNTHIALFEATHGSAPKHAGKNEINPGSIILSGTEMFEYMGWNKVKKVIIAAIEKTIQEKYVTYDLARQIDGATKVSTSDFGDRIIKNMEDI; encoded by the coding sequence ATGAAAATTACAGTAGAAAACAACAAAATGCATGTGCCAGACAACCCCACAATTCCATACATAATAGGGGATGGGATTGGAAGAGACATTACACCTGTTGCCCTTAAAGTGTTTGATGCAGCAGTGGAAAAAGCTTATAATGGCCAAAGAAGAGTAGAGTGGCTAAAAATTATTGCAGGAGAAGAAGCATTAGAAAAAAAAGGAGAACCACTCCCAAAGGAAACAATAGAAACGATAAAAGAATATGTTGTTGCAATCAAAGGCCCTCTTACAACACCAGTCGGCGGTGGATACAGATCACTTAATGTTACTATGAGACAAACCCTCGATCTATTTGTCTGTTTCCGTCCAGTAAGATATTTTAATGGAGTACCCTCTCCTATGAAACACCCGGAATTATTGGACGTAATTATATTCAGAGAAAATACAGAAGATGTATATGCAGGAATTGAATGGCCATATGATTCAAAAGAATCAATTGAAATAAAAAACTTCCTGAAAGATAAATTAAACGTTAATATAAAAGAAAACTCGGGTATCGGAATAAAACCAATTAGCGTATCTGGATCAAAGAGGATAGGAAAAGCAGCTATAGATTATGCACTTAAATATGGAAGAAAATCCGTAACTATTATGCACAAAGGAAATATTATGAAATATACGGAAGGACTCTTTAAAAATGCAATTTATCAACTTGCAGAAGAAAAATATAAAGATACCATAATTACAGAAAAAGAATCAATAGAAAAATACAATGGAAAAATACCTGATGGAAAAATCGTTCTGAAAGATAGGATTGCAGATGCAATGTTCCAACAACTACTACTCCGCCCCAGCGAATATGATATAATTGTCGCACCAAACCTGAACGGTGATTATGTTTCAGATGCTTGTGCCGCACAAGTTGGCGGACTAGGTATGGCCCCAGGAGGAAATATAAACTTTAACACACACATTGCACTATTTGAAGCAACACATGGCTCTGCCCCAAAACATGCAGGGAAAAACGAAATAAATCCCGGTTCGATAATTCTATCCGGCACTGAAATGTTTGAGTATATGGGATGGAATAAAGTAAAAAAGGTAATTATCGCTGCAATAGAGAAGACAATCCAAGAGAAATATGTAACCTATGACCTGGCAAGGCAAATAGACGGAGCAACAAAAGTATCTACTTCAGATTTTGGCGATAGAATAATCAAAAATATGGAGGATATTTAA
- a CDS encoding ATP citrate lyase citrate-binding domain-containing protein — MAQRGIREYAAKKLLSKYVNEYSSGKFQYKGEVGLATPANSIEAIAEKNNWIKEKRLVVKPDQLFGKRGKHGLILLNATYDEAKQWIKERTGKIVEIGKTKGPLTHFLIEPFVPHSKEYYIAIKTEQGGDRIYFSETGGVEIEENWEKVKEYFVPILKTIDIVNFSTVDETIKESIKALYKLFVELDFTYLEINPFTITNNEVIPLDLVARLDDTALFWNKDKWKDIEFPTPFGRTYTKKEQFIRDLDENTGASLKLTLLNPKGRIWQMVAGGGASVVYADTVVDLGYGKELANYGEYSGNPSEEETYLYAKTILDLMTREKNPQGKILIIGGGIANFTDVAKTFKGIIRAIREYKEKIKENNVKIYVRRGGPNYKQGLTLMKNLGEEVDIPIEIYGPELHMTRIVGIALKGERDEAAI, encoded by the coding sequence ATGGCACAACGTGGAATAAGGGAATATGCAGCAAAAAAACTTTTATCGAAATATGTCAATGAATACTCCAGCGGAAAATTCCAGTATAAAGGTGAAGTAGGCCTCGCAACCCCTGCAAACAGTATTGAAGCAATTGCAGAAAAAAATAACTGGATTAAAGAAAAACGCCTCGTTGTAAAACCAGATCAACTATTCGGAAAAAGAGGAAAACACGGACTTATATTACTCAACGCAACGTATGACGAAGCAAAACAGTGGATAAAAGAAAGAACGGGAAAAATCGTTGAAATTGGAAAAACAAAAGGACCACTAACCCACTTCCTTATAGAGCCATTTGTTCCACACTCCAAAGAATACTACATTGCAATCAAAACTGAACAAGGTGGAGATAGAATATATTTTTCTGAAACAGGCGGAGTAGAAATTGAAGAAAATTGGGAAAAAGTAAAAGAATATTTTGTCCCTATCCTTAAAACAATAGACATCGTAAACTTTTCAACTGTAGACGAAACAATAAAAGAATCTATAAAAGCATTATACAAATTATTCGTAGAATTGGACTTCACATACCTTGAGATAAATCCTTTCACAATAACTAACAATGAAGTTATTCCACTGGATCTCGTAGCACGACTGGATGACACGGCTCTATTTTGGAATAAAGATAAATGGAAAGATATTGAGTTTCCTACACCATTTGGAAGGACATATACTAAAAAGGAGCAATTCATAAGAGATCTGGATGAAAACACTGGTGCCTCATTAAAACTAACACTACTTAATCCAAAAGGACGTATCTGGCAAATGGTAGCAGGTGGGGGAGCAAGTGTTGTATATGCAGACACAGTAGTAGACCTTGGATATGGCAAAGAACTTGCAAATTATGGGGAATACTCAGGCAATCCATCCGAGGAAGAAACCTACCTTTATGCAAAAACCATACTAGATCTTATGACGAGAGAAAAGAACCCGCAAGGTAAAATATTAATCATAGGCGGAGGTATTGCAAATTTTACTGATGTTGCGAAAACATTTAAAGGAATTATAAGAGCAATAAGAGAATATAAAGAGAAGATAAAAGAAAACAATGTAAAAATCTATGTAAGAAGAGGAGGACCAAACTACAAGCAGGGACTTACCCTTATGAAAAATTTAGGAGAAGAGGTCGATATTCCAATTGAGATATACGGCCCGGAACTCCACATGACTCGCATTGTTGGTATTGCCCTGAAAGGAGAGAGAGATGAAGCAGCTATTTAG
- a CDS encoding citrate/2-methylcitrate synthase yields MKQLFSKETQSIIYGKQLKAVQRMLDFDYISQRKIPSIACIIDPNGSGIETAFFGNEEIIIPIYNTISDAAKHHPGATVMINFASYRSAFETTVQALDISTIKLIAVIAEGIPERKERIMGALAKEKGKIIIGPATVGGIAAGKFRIGNAGGSVENLIASKLYRSESVGLVTKSGGMLNEMFNIIARTADGINEGIAIGGDRYPCSSLIDHILRHEENEEIKFHVILGEVGGKEEYKIVEALRDGKIKKPLIAWVTGTCAKIFPTEVQFGHAGARAGGEQETADAKNIALKEAGAIVPDSFDGLFDKIKEIYNNLKSQGITGKIKDLTPPNIPIDYKEAIKEGIVRHHKEFITTISDDRGEEVKYAGIPLSQIIEEEKSIGDIIGLLWLKKKLPEYATKFIELVIEIVADHGPCVSGAHNAIVAARAGKDLVSALASGMLTIGPRFGGAIDGAGHYFKWAKDNELTPKKFVDEMKKKSTPIPGIGHRIKSIRNPDKRVELLKKYAKTYFPKTEYLDYALEVEKITTTKKENLILNVDGCTGVLLVDLMKSIGFTNEEIEKRINAGVLNAFFVLGRSIGIIGHIIDQKLLKTKLYRTPYEDVLYTLPKEKEL; encoded by the coding sequence ATGAAGCAGCTATTTAGCAAAGAAACCCAGAGCATTATATATGGCAAACAACTAAAAGCAGTTCAAAGAATGTTAGATTTTGATTATATCTCTCAAAGAAAAATACCATCTATTGCATGCATTATAGACCCCAACGGTAGCGGTATTGAAACAGCATTTTTCGGAAACGAAGAAATTATAATACCCATTTACAATACTATCAGCGATGCAGCAAAACACCACCCCGGTGCAACGGTAATGATTAATTTTGCATCATACCGTTCCGCCTTTGAAACAACAGTTCAAGCACTGGACATCTCTACAATTAAGCTTATTGCAGTAATTGCAGAAGGAATACCAGAACGAAAAGAAAGAATAATGGGAGCTTTAGCTAAGGAAAAAGGAAAAATAATTATTGGTCCTGCAACAGTAGGAGGCATTGCCGCAGGCAAATTTAGAATCGGCAATGCCGGAGGAAGCGTTGAAAATCTCATTGCATCAAAACTTTACAGAAGCGAAAGCGTGGGGCTTGTAACAAAATCGGGAGGTATGTTAAACGAAATGTTTAACATCATTGCAAGAACAGCAGATGGCATTAATGAAGGCATTGCAATTGGAGGAGATAGATACCCATGTTCTTCTCTCATCGATCATATATTGCGCCACGAAGAGAACGAAGAAATTAAATTTCATGTAATACTCGGGGAAGTGGGAGGAAAAGAAGAATACAAAATTGTTGAAGCTCTAAGAGATGGAAAAATCAAAAAACCACTTATTGCCTGGGTCACGGGAACCTGTGCAAAAATATTTCCAACAGAAGTGCAGTTTGGGCATGCAGGAGCACGTGCAGGTGGAGAGCAAGAAACAGCAGATGCCAAAAATATAGCCCTAAAAGAAGCCGGAGCTATTGTTCCAGATTCTTTTGACGGACTGTTTGACAAAATAAAAGAAATCTACAATAACTTAAAATCTCAGGGTATTACTGGCAAAATTAAAGACCTTACTCCACCTAACATACCCATTGATTACAAAGAAGCAATAAAAGAAGGTATTGTAAGACATCACAAAGAATTTATCACAACAATTTCAGACGACAGAGGGGAAGAAGTAAAATATGCTGGCATCCCTTTATCACAAATTATAGAAGAAGAAAAAAGTATAGGAGACATTATAGGTTTGCTCTGGCTTAAGAAAAAACTCCCAGAATATGCTACAAAATTCATTGAGCTTGTCATTGAAATTGTAGCGGACCACGGACCTTGTGTTTCTGGTGCACACAATGCTATAGTAGCAGCACGGGCAGGAAAAGACCTTGTTTCTGCATTAGCCTCAGGTATGCTCACTATTGGACCACGCTTTGGAGGGGCAATAGATGGAGCGGGACATTACTTTAAATGGGCAAAAGACAACGAGCTCACACCCAAAAAATTTGTTGATGAAATGAAGAAAAAAAGCACCCCTATACCAGGGATAGGGCATAGGATAAAAAGCATAAGAAATCCAGACAAAAGAGTAGAGTTACTTAAAAAGTATGCAAAAACATACTTCCCTAAAACAGAATATCTTGATTATGCACTCGAGGTAGAAAAAATTACAACGACAAAAAAAGAAAATCTTATCTTAAATGTCGATGGTTGTACAGGCGTTTTACTTGTAGATCTAATGAAATCTATTGGCTTTACAAACGAAGAAATAGAGAAAAGAATTAATGCAGGTGTTCTAAATGCATTCTTTGTGTTAGGAAGAAGCATCGGTATAATTGGACATATAATTGATCAGAAACTCCTTAAAACAAAACTTTACAGAACTCCATATGAAGACGTTCTTTACACATTGCCCAAGGAAAAAGAATTATAA
- a CDS encoding RsmE family RNA methyltransferase, which translates to MPIFYCHIKKNAQEIVTEEKTLTHHLRDVMRIGKNETIRFFDNNYIYTTKAKEVTKTKIVCHIEKKTRAKQFLPEISIVQSIIKPRLLEEIIKLCVPVGVQTFFFTKTNKSQKYNIEKKIQRFNAIALSVAEQSEVAFVPKVAMLNRVEDFFKLKDGSFSIVLEPSAQQNIISLLKNAMPKKLSIMIGPEGGFSKKEIKMFNVYNIPFVFLNTGIFRSALAGFASALIARELMSNR; encoded by the coding sequence ATGCCAATATTTTATTGTCATATTAAAAAGAACGCACAAGAAATAGTAACTGAAGAAAAAACTCTTACTCACCACCTTAGAGACGTAATGAGAATTGGCAAAAATGAGACCATAAGATTCTTCGACAATAATTATATATATACTACAAAAGCAAAAGAAGTTACAAAAACAAAAATTGTTTGCCACATTGAAAAGAAAACAAGAGCCAAGCAATTCTTGCCAGAAATTTCAATAGTACAATCTATTATTAAACCCCGACTATTAGAAGAAATAATAAAACTCTGCGTTCCTGTGGGAGTGCAAACATTCTTCTTCACAAAAACGAATAAAAGCCAAAAATATAACATCGAAAAGAAAATCCAACGATTCAATGCAATTGCACTATCTGTAGCAGAACAATCAGAAGTTGCGTTTGTCCCAAAAGTAGCCATGTTAAATAGAGTAGAAGATTTTTTCAAACTAAAAGATGGGAGCTTTTCTATTGTACTGGAACCATCTGCACAACAAAACATTATATCTCTCTTAAAAAATGCAATGCCCAAAAAACTATCAATTATGATAGGGCCTGAAGGAGGCTTTAGCAAAAAAGAAATAAAAATGTTTAACGTTTATAATATACCTTTTGTTTTCTTAAATACAGGGATATTCCGCTCAGCACTTGCAGGGTTTGCAAGTGCACTCATAGCAAGAGAACTTATGTCGAATCGCTAA